In Propionimicrobium sp. PCR01-08-3, one DNA window encodes the following:
- the efp gene encoding elongation factor P, producing MIGKASVATTNDIKNGTVLDLDGQLWQVLWFQHHKPGKGNTVVRTKIKNVLNGKTVDRTFPADTKIDMAQVDRSEMQYLYADATGYVVMDTNTYDQMTIPAETFGDAKDYLLEGMTITVATHEGNPLYIDLPASVELEITYTEPGLQGDRSTGGTKPATLETGKQIQVPLFITTGEKVKVSTESGEYLGRVNA from the coding sequence ATGATCGGAAAGGCAAGCGTGGCTACCACCAACGACATCAAGAACGGCACGGTACTCGATCTGGACGGCCAGCTGTGGCAAGTCTTGTGGTTCCAGCATCACAAGCCGGGCAAGGGCAACACCGTGGTGCGCACCAAGATCAAGAACGTGCTCAACGGCAAAACCGTCGATCGCACCTTCCCGGCGGACACCAAGATCGACATGGCTCAGGTGGACCGCTCCGAGATGCAATACCTCTACGCGGACGCCACCGGATACGTGGTGATGGATACCAACACCTACGACCAGATGACCATCCCGGCCGAAACCTTCGGCGACGCCAAGGACTACCTGCTCGAAGGCATGACCATCACGGTCGCCACCCACGAGGGCAACCCGCTGTACATCGACCTGCCGGCCAGCGTCGAATTGGAGATCACCTACACCGAGCCGGGCCTGCAGGGCGACCGCTCCACCGGCGGCACCAAGCCCGCCACCTTGGAGACCGGCAAGCAGATTCAGGTGCCGCTGTTCATCACCACCGGTGAAAAGGTCAAGGTTTCCACCGAATCCGGGGAATACCTCGGCCGCGTCAACGCCTGA
- the nusB gene encoding transcription antitermination factor NusB — protein sequence MTHPADEHPLPLVAGEHPPVPGAVKVSSVDMAEAHHSTRTKARNAALDILFEADLRELDPFTVLAERLDNPNVTVREFTREIVLGVRDNQADIDRRISGLTSSQWPIERMPRIDRCLARMAIYELDYTPIDARAAISEALELADELSTDDSVTFLNGLLGRAAQTRPGRKAHGQQ from the coding sequence ATGACACATCCCGCCGACGAACATCCGCTCCCGCTGGTGGCCGGTGAACATCCGCCGGTACCCGGGGCGGTCAAGGTTTCTTCGGTCGATATGGCCGAGGCCCACCATTCGACCCGGACGAAGGCCCGCAACGCAGCTCTGGACATCTTGTTCGAGGCCGACCTGCGTGAGCTGGATCCGTTCACCGTGCTCGCCGAGCGCTTGGACAATCCGAACGTGACCGTGCGCGAGTTCACCCGCGAAATCGTCCTCGGCGTACGTGATAATCAGGCCGACATCGATCGCAGAATCAGCGGACTGACCAGCAGCCAATGGCCGATCGAGCGGATGCCGCGCATCGATCGGTGCTTGGCGCGGATGGCGATCTACGAACTCGATTACACGCCGATCGACGCCAGGGCCGCCATCAGCGAGGCCCTGGAATTGGCCGACGAACTATCCACCGACGACTCGGTGACATTCCTGAACGGACTGCTGGGCAGGGCCGCACAGACCCGCCCGGGGAGGAAGGCTCATGGTCAGCAGTAG
- the carA gene encoding glutamine-hydrolyzing carbamoyl-phosphate synthase small subunit has translation MVSSSPAILVLEDGRTFRGEAFGAIGETFGEAVFATGMSGYQETLTDPSYYRQVVISTAPHIGNTGWNDEDDESSRIWVAGYVVRDPSPRPSNWRSARTLEAELVNQQIVGISSIDTRALTRHLRERGSMRVGISSLGTDSDALLAKVLEQPSMEGADLVAEVSTAEPYVVPAHGERRFTVAAIDLGIKSNTPRELSERGIEVHVLPASATFDEVIRVAPDGVFFSNGPGDPATADHAVELAKQSLGAKLPVFGICFGNQILGRALGFGTYKLKYGHRGINQPVLDRASNRIDITSHNHGFAVDVPRNEQVPTEFGTVEVSHICLNDDVVEGLDLSRNGELKAFSVQYHPEAAAGPHDAEYLFDRFTDLMSAHKEGSF, from the coding sequence ATGGTCAGCAGTAGTCCAGCCATTCTGGTGCTGGAGGACGGACGCACATTTCGCGGCGAGGCCTTCGGGGCCATCGGTGAAACCTTCGGCGAGGCCGTCTTCGCCACCGGAATGTCGGGCTATCAGGAAACGCTGACCGACCCGAGCTACTACCGCCAGGTCGTCATCTCGACCGCCCCGCACATCGGCAACACCGGGTGGAACGACGAGGACGACGAATCGAGCCGCATCTGGGTGGCCGGCTATGTCGTGCGCGATCCATCGCCTAGGCCGAGCAACTGGCGCTCGGCCCGAACCCTGGAGGCCGAACTGGTCAACCAGCAGATCGTGGGCATCTCGAGCATCGACACCCGTGCCCTGACCCGGCACCTGAGAGAGCGCGGGTCGATGCGCGTCGGCATCAGTTCGCTCGGGACCGATTCGGATGCGCTGCTGGCCAAGGTGCTCGAGCAACCCAGTATGGAAGGTGCCGACCTGGTGGCCGAGGTCAGCACCGCCGAACCCTATGTGGTGCCCGCACACGGCGAGCGGCGTTTCACCGTCGCCGCCATCGACCTGGGCATCAAATCGAATACCCCACGCGAGCTGTCCGAGCGCGGCATCGAGGTACACGTGCTGCCCGCCTCCGCCACCTTCGACGAGGTCATCCGCGTCGCCCCCGACGGTGTCTTCTTCAGCAACGGGCCCGGCGACCCGGCCACCGCCGATCATGCCGTCGAACTGGCCAAGCAATCGCTGGGCGCGAAGCTGCCGGTGTTCGGGATCTGTTTCGGCAACCAGATTCTCGGCAGGGCCCTGGGATTCGGCACCTACAAGCTGAAATACGGTCACCGCGGAATCAACCAGCCGGTGCTCGACCGGGCGTCCAACCGGATCGACATCACCTCGCACAATCATGGTTTCGCCGTGGACGTGCCCCGCAACGAACAGGTGCCCACCGAGTTCGGCACCGTGGAGGTCAGTCATATCTGCCTGAACGACGATGTGGTCGAGGGCCTGGATCTGAGCCGGAACGGCGAATTGAAGGCCTTCTCGGTGCAGTACCACCCCGAAGCCGCAGCAGGACCGCACGATGCGGAATACCTGTTCGACCGGTTTACCGACCTGATGTCGGCCCACAAGGAGGGTTCTTTCTGA
- the carB gene encoding carbamoyl-phosphate synthase large subunit: MPRRTDIASIMVIGSGPIVIGQAAEFDYSGTQACRVLRAEGYRVILVNSNPATIMTDPEFADATYLEPITPEYVEKIIAEERPDALLATLGGQTALNTAVSLYESGVLERYGVELIGASVAAIKRGENREEFKKVVEGLPEFAGGKAEVARSRICHTMAEIRAAAGELGLPVVLRPSYTMGGVGSGFAHDAAELERLGQIGLDASPVTEVLVEESILGWKEFELEVMRDRADNVVIVCSIENFDPMGVHTGDSITVAPAMTLTDREYQHMRDVGIAIIRSVGVDTGGCNIQFAINPEDGRMIVIEMNPRVSRSSALASKATGFPIAKIAAKVAVGYTLDEIPNDITRETPASFEPTLDYVVVKIPRFAFEKFPNADDTLTTHMKSVGEAMAIGRCFTEALGKALRSLENPDAPFDFACEIGDRNDLLTRMSQPHDGRIQEVMQGLRAGVTVEQLHQATGIDPWFLDQLDIVYQIAEQIRTAEELSAELLRTAKRHGLSDEQIADLRQANPQLIRELRWILGVRPVYKTVDTCAAEFAARTPYHYSSYDEESELEPRKRPAVLILGSGPNRIGQGIEFDYSCVHAAMVLSANGYDSIMVNCNPETVSTDYDTSDRLYFEPLTLEDVLEIYHAELKLGPVAGVIVQLGGQTPLKLARELEAAGVKIVGTSPAAIDLAEERGAFGQVLAAANLPSPKHGMAASFDEASAIAADIGYPVLARPSYVLGGRGMEIVYNEDSLHSYIDNSTLIGAETPVLIDRFLDDAIEIDVDALFDGHELYLGGVMEHIEEAGIHSGDSACSLPPSTLGSAVIDQIRISTEAIARGVGVQGLINIQYALASDTLYVLEANPRASRTVPFVSKATDTQLSKAATLIMLGSTIAELRARGMLRASGDGADTWKGMPIAIKEAVMPFNRFHTIEGATVDSLLGPEMRSTGEVMGLASNFGLAFAKSQAAAYGQLPKDGTVFVSVANRDKRNVIFPIKRLVDLGFTILATEGTASMLSLHGVQATPVRKHSAGRGPNGEPTIVELILDGKIDLIFNTPSGQTADGSPRKDGYEIRTAAVLHQVASITTVQGLEAAVQGIEAVRAGNIGVRSLQNWAKQIEQTR; encoded by the coding sequence ATGCCCCGTCGCACAGACATCGCCTCGATCATGGTGATCGGCTCGGGCCCGATCGTCATCGGGCAGGCCGCCGAATTCGACTACTCGGGCACCCAGGCCTGCCGGGTGCTGCGGGCCGAGGGCTACCGGGTGATCCTGGTCAACTCGAACCCGGCCACCATCATGACCGACCCTGAGTTCGCGGATGCGACCTATCTCGAGCCGATCACCCCCGAATACGTCGAGAAGATCATCGCCGAAGAGCGGCCGGACGCGCTGCTGGCGACCCTGGGCGGCCAGACGGCGTTGAACACCGCGGTGTCCCTGTACGAGTCGGGCGTCTTGGAGCGCTACGGCGTCGAGCTGATCGGTGCCTCGGTGGCCGCCATCAAGCGCGGCGAGAACCGTGAGGAGTTCAAGAAGGTCGTCGAGGGCCTGCCGGAATTCGCCGGTGGCAAGGCGGAGGTGGCGCGCAGCCGGATCTGCCACACCATGGCAGAAATCCGCGCCGCCGCCGGTGAACTGGGGCTGCCGGTCGTGCTTCGGCCGAGCTACACGATGGGCGGGGTGGGTTCCGGCTTCGCCCACGATGCCGCCGAACTCGAGCGCCTCGGCCAGATCGGCCTGGACGCCAGCCCCGTCACCGAAGTGCTGGTCGAGGAATCCATCCTCGGCTGGAAGGAGTTCGAGCTCGAGGTCATGCGCGACCGTGCCGACAACGTCGTGATCGTCTGCTCCATCGAGAACTTCGACCCGATGGGTGTGCACACCGGCGACTCGATCACCGTCGCACCGGCCATGACACTCACCGACCGCGAATACCAGCACATGCGCGACGTCGGTATCGCCATCATCCGTTCGGTCGGCGTCGACACCGGCGGCTGCAACATCCAGTTCGCCATCAATCCCGAAGACGGCCGGATGATCGTCATCGAGATGAACCCCCGGGTATCGCGCAGCTCAGCGCTCGCGTCCAAGGCGACCGGATTCCCGATCGCGAAGATCGCCGCCAAGGTCGCCGTCGGCTACACCCTGGACGAGATCCCGAACGACATCACCCGCGAGACCCCGGCGTCCTTCGAACCGACCCTCGACTACGTCGTGGTGAAGATCCCGCGGTTCGCCTTCGAGAAGTTCCCGAATGCGGACGACACGCTGACCACCCACATGAAGTCGGTGGGCGAGGCGATGGCGATCGGACGCTGCTTCACCGAGGCGCTCGGCAAGGCGCTGCGCTCCCTGGAGAACCCGGACGCCCCCTTCGACTTCGCGTGCGAGATCGGCGACCGGAACGATCTGCTGACCCGCATGTCGCAGCCCCACGATGGGCGCATCCAAGAGGTCATGCAGGGCCTGCGCGCCGGCGTCACCGTCGAGCAACTTCACCAGGCCACCGGCATCGATCCATGGTTCCTCGACCAACTCGACATCGTCTATCAGATCGCCGAGCAGATCCGCACCGCCGAAGAATTGAGCGCCGAGCTGCTGCGGACGGCGAAGCGGCATGGTCTCTCCGACGAGCAGATCGCCGACCTCAGGCAGGCCAACCCGCAGCTGATCCGTGAACTTCGCTGGATCTTGGGAGTGCGTCCGGTTTATAAGACCGTCGACACCTGCGCCGCCGAATTCGCGGCCAGAACCCCGTATCACTACTCCAGCTACGACGAAGAGTCCGAGCTGGAGCCCCGCAAGCGCCCGGCCGTGCTGATTCTCGGCTCCGGCCCGAACCGGATCGGGCAGGGCATCGAGTTCGACTATTCCTGCGTGCATGCAGCCATGGTGCTGTCGGCCAACGGCTATGACTCGATCATGGTCAACTGCAACCCCGAAACCGTGTCCACCGACTACGACACCTCGGACCGGCTCTACTTCGAGCCGCTGACACTCGAGGACGTGCTGGAAATCTACCACGCCGAGCTGAAACTCGGCCCGGTCGCGGGCGTCATCGTCCAATTGGGCGGCCAGACCCCACTGAAGCTGGCCCGCGAACTGGAGGCGGCCGGCGTGAAGATCGTCGGTACCAGCCCGGCCGCCATCGACCTGGCAGAAGAACGTGGCGCGTTCGGCCAGGTACTCGCCGCCGCCAATCTGCCCTCACCCAAGCACGGCATGGCCGCGAGCTTCGACGAGGCCAGCGCGATCGCCGCCGACATCGGCTACCCGGTGCTGGCCCGGCCAAGTTATGTGCTGGGCGGACGCGGCATGGAGATCGTCTACAACGAAGACTCCCTGCACAGCTATATCGACAACTCGACCCTGATCGGCGCCGAGACCCCGGTGCTCATCGACCGCTTCCTGGACGACGCGATCGAGATCGACGTGGACGCCTTGTTCGACGGCCACGAGCTCTACCTCGGTGGGGTGATGGAGCACATCGAGGAGGCCGGCATCCACTCCGGCGACTCGGCGTGCTCGCTGCCGCCGTCGACCCTGGGCAGCGCGGTGATCGATCAGATCCGCATCTCGACCGAGGCCATCGCCCGCGGTGTGGGGGTGCAAGGGCTCATCAACATTCAGTACGCGCTGGCCTCCGACACGCTCTACGTGCTGGAAGCCAACCCGCGCGCGTCACGCACCGTGCCGTTCGTATCGAAGGCCACCGATACCCAGCTGTCGAAGGCGGCGACCTTGATCATGCTCGGGTCGACCATCGCCGAGTTGCGCGCCCGCGGCATGCTGCGGGCATCCGGCGACGGCGCGGACACCTGGAAGGGCATGCCGATCGCGATCAAGGAAGCGGTCATGCCGTTCAACCGCTTCCACACCATCGAAGGCGCCACGGTCGACTCGTTGCTCGGGCCGGAGATGCGTTCGACCGGTGAGGTGATGGGGCTGGCGTCCAACTTCGGGCTGGCCTTCGCGAAATCGCAGGCCGCGGCCTACGGTCAGCTGCCCAAGGACGGCACCGTCTTCGTCTCGGTGGCCAACCGCGACAAGCGCAACGTGATCTTCCCGATCAAACGGCTGGTCGATCTCGGGTTCACGATCCTGGCGACCGAGGGCACGGCCTCCATGCTGTCCTTGCATGGTGTGCAGGCGACGCCGGTGCGCAAACATTCCGCCGGGCGCGGGCCGAACGGCGAGCCGACTATCGTCGAACTGATCCTGGATGGCAAAATCGACTTGATCTTCAACACGCCCAGTGGCCAGACCGCTGACGGTTCGCCACGCAAGGACGGTTACGAGATCCGCACGGCAGCCGTGCTGCACCAGGTCGCGTCGATCACGACGGTGCAGGGCCTGGAGGCTGCGGTCCAAGGCATCGAAGCGGTGCGCGCAGGCAATATCGGCGTCCGCTCGCTGCAGAACTGGGCGAAGCAGATCGAGCAAACCCGGTAG
- a CDS encoding quinone-dependent dihydroorotate dehydrogenase, producing MVTSDELVVRLLLTSYRGLVRPVLFAVANGDPEEIHQHMITLLSELPDPVLDQIQKYIGERRNPVQVAGVDFPGRVGVAAGLDKDGLAAMVWGALGFGFAELGTVTAHAQPGNRQPRLFRLPHSRAVINRMGFNNSGVEALAARLNQWNVRRGTNALDYPVGVSIGKTKATPLEEAVDDYLHSLRTIAPYADYVAINVSSPNTPGLRSLQDRDALTGLTTALVQTAAELDPDHPLPIFVKLAPDLAPYDVSGLIEVCQSSGISGLIATNTTTGREFLHPSELHLANQAGGLSGAPLTRKALRMVESIAGQTDLPIMGVGGIMTPTDAQSFFDAGAALVQIYTGFIFNGPALIRGINTLTAPERTLL from the coding sequence ATGGTCACCAGCGATGAATTGGTCGTCCGATTGCTATTGACCAGTTATCGGGGTTTGGTTCGTCCGGTCCTGTTCGCGGTGGCGAACGGTGATCCCGAAGAGATCCATCAGCACATGATCACTTTGCTGAGCGAATTGCCCGACCCGGTGCTGGACCAGATTCAGAAGTACATCGGGGAGCGCCGCAACCCGGTGCAGGTCGCCGGAGTGGACTTCCCCGGACGCGTCGGAGTCGCGGCAGGTCTCGACAAGGACGGCCTGGCCGCCATGGTCTGGGGAGCGCTCGGTTTCGGCTTCGCAGAGCTCGGCACCGTGACCGCTCATGCGCAGCCGGGCAATCGCCAGCCCCGGCTCTTCCGCCTTCCGCACAGCAGGGCGGTCATCAACCGGATGGGGTTCAACAACTCGGGTGTCGAGGCGCTTGCCGCCAGGCTGAATCAGTGGAATGTGCGCCGCGGCACCAATGCCCTCGACTACCCGGTCGGGGTGTCGATCGGCAAGACCAAGGCCACCCCGCTCGAAGAGGCCGTGGACGACTACCTGCATTCGTTGCGCACCATCGCACCGTACGCCGACTATGTCGCGATCAACGTGTCGAGCCCGAACACCCCAGGATTGCGTAGCCTGCAAGACCGCGATGCGCTGACCGGGTTGACCACCGCGCTGGTGCAGACGGCTGCGGAGCTCGACCCGGACCATCCGTTGCCGATCTTCGTGAAGCTGGCGCCGGATCTTGCTCCCTACGATGTCAGCGGGCTGATCGAGGTGTGCCAAAGCTCGGGCATCTCCGGGCTCATCGCGACCAACACCACCACCGGACGCGAGTTTCTGCATCCTTCCGAGCTTCATCTGGCCAACCAGGCCGGCGGCCTCTCCGGGGCTCCGCTGACGCGTAAGGCGCTGAGAATGGTGGAGTCGATCGCGGGCCAGACCGACCTGCCGATCATGGGGGTGGGCGGCATCATGACTCCTACCGACGCCCAATCGTTCTTCGATGCAGGCGCCGCACTGGTGCAGATCTACACCGGGTTCATTTTCAACGGCCCGGCGCTGATCCGGGGCATCAACACCTTGACCGCTCCGGAAAGGACACTGCTATGA
- the pyrF gene encoding orotidine-5'-phosphate decarboxylase — MSVPYRTRLAEIVARRGNLCVGVDPHEPLVAAWGYDYDLDGLERVSRGLIEAIGDQVAVFKPQAAFFECFGAPGLGVLARVLADIAEVGALSILDVKRGDIGSTMGAYARAYLSGDTDLSADAITVSPFLGFGSLTPAIDLAVQTGRGVYVLCRTSNPEGEQVQQASTAGRSVAQQIVDAAESVNQASGDDAVGLVVGATLGEVDLDLDRFSGSILVPGIGAQGGTIESLDSLFGVAAAHVLPSASREVMKAGPDREALRSVTERLGGYPNSR; from the coding sequence ATGAGCGTTCCTTACCGCACCCGGCTGGCCGAGATCGTCGCCCGCCGCGGGAACCTCTGCGTGGGAGTCGACCCGCACGAACCGCTGGTGGCCGCCTGGGGATACGACTATGACCTGGACGGGCTCGAGCGGGTCTCCCGCGGGTTGATCGAGGCGATCGGTGATCAGGTGGCGGTCTTCAAGCCTCAGGCGGCCTTCTTCGAATGCTTCGGAGCCCCAGGGCTCGGCGTGCTGGCGCGCGTGCTGGCCGACATTGCCGAAGTGGGCGCCTTGTCGATTCTCGATGTGAAACGAGGCGACATCGGGTCGACGATGGGTGCGTACGCGAGGGCCTATCTGTCGGGCGACACCGATCTGAGCGCCGATGCCATCACCGTGAGCCCGTTCTTGGGCTTCGGATCACTGACTCCGGCCATAGACCTTGCCGTGCAAACCGGACGAGGGGTCTATGTTTTGTGCCGGACCAGCAACCCGGAGGGGGAGCAGGTTCAGCAGGCCAGCACTGCCGGGCGCAGCGTGGCCCAGCAGATCGTGGATGCCGCCGAGAGCGTGAATCAGGCGTCCGGCGACGATGCCGTTGGGCTGGTGGTGGGTGCCACGCTGGGTGAAGTTGATCTTGACCTCGATCGGTTTTCCGGATCGATCCTGGTTCCCGGTATCGGCGCTCAGGGGGGTACGATCGAATCTCTGGATTCGCTATTCGGCGTAGCCGCAGCCCATGTGCTGCCAAGTGCATCCCGGGAAGTGATGAAAGCGGGACCCGATCGTGAAGCGTTACGATCGGTGACCGAACGGCTCGGCGGGTACCCAAACTCCCGCTAA
- the mihF gene encoding integration host factor, actinobacterial type, which produces MPDARRRRTRDETEKFDVAIPTLSPEQLQAARAAATESRRARAALKNAVRDGSKTLGQALDECAGDDVLAHIRVADLLKAVPRIGEKRASEIMEKYDIAANRRVRGLGRHQVAGLKSEFN; this is translated from the coding sequence ATGCCAGATGCTCGGCGTCGGCGGACAAGAGATGAAACGGAGAAATTCGACGTGGCAATTCCAACACTGTCTCCCGAGCAGCTGCAGGCTGCCAGGGCCGCGGCTACCGAATCCCGCAGGGCACGCGCTGCGCTGAAGAACGCGGTGCGCGATGGTTCGAAGACCTTGGGCCAGGCCCTGGACGAGTGCGCCGGCGACGACGTGCTTGCACATATTCGGGTGGCTGACCTGCTGAAGGCCGTACCGCGAATCGGCGAGAAGCGCGCGTCCGAGATCATGGAGAAGTACGACATCGCGGCCAATCGGCGCGTCCGCGGTCTCGGACGTCACCAAGTCGCCGGTCTCAAGTCGGAGTTCAACTGA
- the gmk gene encoding guanylate kinase, with the protein MDDAAGAYVISGPTAVGKGTVVAALKKRYPQVYVSVSVTTRPPRSGEIDGVHYFFVDDPTFDHLIAADGLLEWAVVHGVHRYGTPRQAVQEKLAAGIPTILEIDLQGARQVRTSLPDARQIFIAPPDWAELVRRLHFRGTETEEEMSRRLATARQELAAEGEFDCIIANVTVEKTVDELVKFIGL; encoded by the coding sequence ATGGACGATGCGGCGGGCGCGTATGTCATCAGCGGACCCACTGCGGTGGGCAAGGGAACCGTTGTCGCGGCCCTGAAGAAGCGATATCCGCAGGTGTACGTTTCGGTCTCCGTGACCACGCGCCCGCCTCGTTCCGGCGAGATCGATGGGGTGCATTACTTCTTTGTGGACGACCCCACCTTTGACCATCTGATCGCCGCGGACGGCCTGCTCGAGTGGGCGGTCGTCCATGGCGTGCACCGTTATGGCACGCCGAGGCAGGCCGTCCAGGAAAAACTTGCTGCCGGAATCCCGACCATTTTGGAGATCGATCTTCAAGGGGCCCGGCAGGTACGCACGTCGCTGCCGGACGCCCGGCAGATCTTCATCGCCCCGCCCGATTGGGCCGAGTTGGTGCGCAGACTGCATTTCCGCGGCACCGAGACCGAGGAGGAGATGTCCCGGCGTTTGGCCACGGCGCGTCAGGAGTTGGCCGCCGAGGGCGAGTTCGATTGCATCATTGCCAACGTCACAGTGGAAAAAACCGTGGACGAGTTGGTAAAGTTCATAGGTCTGTGA
- the rpoZ gene encoding DNA-directed RNA polymerase subunit omega: MSTHIPEGITNPPVDDLLESVDSKYRLVLFAAKRARQINAYYAQLGEGLLESVGPLVETLPQEKPLSIALREVQAGQLQYTEIDPEAEAAARAEALNDPDFSLSDPFGDIDPA, translated from the coding sequence TTGAGCACACATATTCCCGAGGGCATCACCAATCCGCCGGTCGACGACCTGCTCGAATCGGTTGACTCGAAGTACCGGTTGGTGCTTTTCGCCGCGAAGCGGGCACGGCAGATCAACGCCTACTACGCTCAGCTCGGCGAGGGTCTGCTCGAGTCCGTCGGGCCGCTGGTCGAGACGCTTCCGCAGGAGAAGCCTTTGTCGATCGCGCTGCGCGAGGTGCAGGCCGGCCAGCTGCAGTACACCGAGATTGATCCCGAGGCCGAGGCCGCTGCCCGCGCCGAGGCATTGAACGATCCGGACTTCTCCTTGTCCGATCCGTTCGGCGACATCGACCCGGCCTGA
- the metK gene encoding methionine adenosyltransferase: MGRQFTSESVTEGHPDKVADAISDSVLDAMLADDPGSHTAVETLVANGVVIVTGEATTESYVDIQKLARERLLAIGFDSAEKGIDGGSCGVMVTLNNQSPDIAQGVTGSWEARHGEAVDDFDLQGAGDQGLMFGFACDETPELMPLPIQMAHRMAERLTQVRRDETLGYLRPDGKTQITIDYDDAGKPVGVDTVVVSAQHRADIDVAARLDPDIRREVIAPVLESFGFKTGSPRVLINPTGRFVIGGPAGDAGLTGRKIIVDTYGGMARHGGGAFSGKDPSKVDRSASYAMRWVAKNIVAAGLAARCEAQVSYAIGTANPTSLYIDTFGTGEVPDRQIAAAVREVFDLRPAAIVQTLDLRRPIYKEVSCYGHFGRELPDITWERTDRADELARKVRG, from the coding sequence ATGGGGCGGCAGTTCACTTCCGAATCGGTCACCGAAGGGCACCCCGACAAGGTCGCCGACGCGATCTCTGATTCCGTTCTCGACGCCATGCTGGCCGACGATCCGGGCTCGCATACTGCGGTAGAGACCCTGGTCGCCAACGGCGTCGTCATCGTCACCGGTGAGGCCACGACCGAGTCATACGTCGATATTCAGAAGCTCGCCCGCGAGCGGCTGCTGGCCATCGGTTTCGACTCGGCCGAGAAGGGCATCGACGGTGGCTCCTGCGGTGTCATGGTGACGCTGAATAACCAGTCACCCGACATCGCTCAGGGCGTCACCGGCTCCTGGGAGGCGCGCCACGGCGAAGCCGTCGACGACTTCGATCTGCAAGGTGCCGGAGATCAGGGCCTGATGTTCGGCTTCGCCTGCGACGAGACTCCCGAGTTGATGCCGCTGCCCATTCAGATGGCCCACCGGATGGCCGAGCGGCTCACCCAGGTGCGCCGCGACGAAACTCTCGGGTATCTGCGTCCCGATGGCAAGACCCAGATCACCATCGACTACGACGATGCCGGCAAACCGGTAGGCGTCGATACCGTCGTGGTCTCGGCTCAGCACCGCGCCGATATCGACGTGGCCGCCCGGCTCGACCCCGATATCCGCCGCGAGGTCATCGCTCCCGTGCTGGAGTCGTTCGGCTTCAAGACCGGCTCACCCCGCGTGTTGATCAACCCGACAGGGCGTTTCGTGATCGGCGGACCGGCGGGCGACGCCGGTCTGACCGGACGCAAGATCATCGTCGACACCTACGGCGGTATGGCCCGGCACGGCGGCGGCGCATTCAGCGGCAAGGACCCGAGCAAGGTCGATCGTTCGGCGAGCTATGCCATGCGCTGGGTCGCGAAGAACATCGTGGCGGCCGGTCTGGCGGCGCGGTGCGAGGCTCAGGTCAGTTACGCGATCGGCACGGCCAACCCGACCAGCTTGTACATCGACACCTTCGGCACCGGCGAAGTGCCCGATCGGCAGATCGCTGCGGCGGTGCGCGAGGTCTTCGATCTGCGTCCGGCGGCCATTGTGCAGACCTTGGATCTGCGGCGTCCGATCTACAAAGAGGTTTCCTGCTACGGTCACTTCGGGCGCGAGCTGCCCGATATCACCTGGGAGCGGACCGATCGGGCCGACGAATTGGCTCGTAAGGTTCGCGGCTAG